The Pristis pectinata isolate sPriPec2 chromosome 10, sPriPec2.1.pri, whole genome shotgun sequence sequence GATTAATGAATGATATTGTCTAAGGAACagtaagaacaaaataaaaacaaatatatatGTTTTTATATCACTATATTTCTTTATGTGTATCTTATTAACAGCCCAGTGTCATCACCGGATGAACACAGATGTATTGACACAAATATGATCTCATTGGCTTTGCTTGCTTTATTGCAGACTCCAACCCACATGTCCCATAGAAGGTCAATTTGGGGACCAAGACCAAATCATGCTTCGTGCTCTACAGTATAAGCGTGGCTCGTCATATGACTTGCGCAAAGGCAATACAACAAAGGAACAAATCAGACTGCATAACATGGTGCAACAGCTTCCTCAAGCCATCATTATTGGTGTTCGCAAGGGTGGAACACGTGCCCTACTTGAAATGCTCAACTTGCACCCAGCAGTCGTCAAAGCATCACAAGAAATCCATTTTTTTGACAATGATGGAAACTATGCTAAAGGTATTGAATGGTATAGGAAAAAAATGCCCTTTTCCTACCCTTACCAGATTACCATTGAGAAAAGCCCAGCATACTTCATCACTGAGGAAGTCCCTGAAAGAATCTACAAGATGAACTCATCCATTAAACTGCTGATCATTGTGCGAGAGCCAACAACTCGAGCCATTTCAGATTACACACAGGTCCTGGagggaaaggaaaggaagaatAAAACATACTATAAATTTGAAAAGCTTGCAATTGACCCCAGTACCTGTGAGGTAAACACAAAATACAAAGCTGTGAGAACTAGTATATATACAAAACATCTGGAGAGATGGCTCAAGTACTTCCCCAttgaacaatttcacattgtAGATGGTGATCGCCTCATAACCGAGCCATTGCCTGAACTCCAGATGGTGGAGAAGTTTCTGAATCTAACGCCCAGGATAAGCCAGTATAACTTATACTTTAATGCCACAAGAGGCTTCTATTGTCTGCGGTTTAACATTGTATTTAATAAGTGTCTGGCAGGCAGCAAGGGACGGATACACCCCGAAGTAGACTCTTTGGTCGTTAATAAGCTGCACAAGTTTTTTCATCCATTCAATCAGAAGTTTTATCAAATTACTGGAAGGACATTCAGTTGGCCATAAAAATGAGCCTTGCTACACTGGGTGATGATGTAAAGCAGATATTGTCAAGTGATATCCAATACTTTCAATCGTTGACAGAAAACAATTGTCAAACTTTCCAGCAGATGGGGTAATGTGCAGCTGACAATATAAGAATTTGTTATCAATAAGACATACTAAAAAATTGTGTTTTAGGATTTTATACTTTCTTCCATTTGACCATTTTGTTAATAGGTCAATGTGAGTGTAAAGCAGAGATCACTGTTTTATAATCATATCTACTTTTTCTTATAAATGTGACAAAGGGAACAACATGAATTATTGTTTATTTTCTAAAAATTTGTTGCTAAATGAAATAGGCAGTAATAAATAGATCATGGCCTACCTTAAGCATAGATCAACGGTTACCACTATCTTTTAATCCAGTTTTCCGATGAGGACCCTGGATATTTCTCAAATATAAAATCTGCCTCTAACTTCCTGTGCCTAATAGTTCAAAGGCATTAGTCATCAAGATTACTAACATTTTCATTGTTTCTACAAAAACAAAGCAAACCTTGGAACCCTTAGGTCATGATATAATCAATTGCCTGGCCCCATTCTGTCCCCTGCTATGGGGATAGAAGAAGATGACAACCTTGTTCACATCACAAGGTGAAACTCCTAAATTCAGTAACAGGATCTGATAGGTTGTTTGTATTTGTTATTGTTTGGCctgtgtgtgtttcagtgaggGAATGGCTCCTCGTGTAGCTTTTGTTAGTACAATCACTAGTGCATGCCGTGAAGTTTTTTCACAAATTTTTCTCCAATTTTGGCAGGTTGTTGTGACCTATTGTCATTTTGAAGTTACTACAGATTCACTGTACAGGTCTAACACATTTGACATTGAAGTAAATGTACAGCCATTTACTCTTATAGAAGAAAATTCCTaggataaaaatggaaaataaccaccaggtcaggccacatctgtgggaagagaaacaggctTGATGTTTGAGGTGGAGAGCATCAGAAGTGTCATGGAAATGAGTGAGAAGGGACTGGGCCATTGGAGAAAGGATAAAGTCAAGGGAAGAAGAAATAAGATTGGTGGGacaagaacaggctgaaacaTTGGGTCTGCCAgggcagtcctgcttgtggattttgggcaagagatagaagcaggctaTGGGGGGCTGGGACACTATAAGGCTGGagactgtggagggaagatctcatgACAAAGTGAGGTCCATGATTGTCTGGGAGACCATGGCCTGATGTAAAATGGTGGGGTCACGATTTAAAGGGAGttatgaggaggtgtctgagaccTGACATCTGGCCTCTGTGAAATAGAGGTCAGTTCAccagaccacaacagcaccaccctgtCAGGGTTGGTTCTTGATGAATagagtgctgcaagttcagaagggGGAAGGTTAGAGTGCGAGAAAATTCTAAGAGACAATGCTGACAAGAAGcacttaaaaatataaataactgGATTAATTAGACCTGCTAAGCTCTAGAGAACCTTTAAGTTTATTCACATTTCTTgagtttaaataaattatttcccAAGTAAAATCTCGATATATTCATGCCCACTTAGTTTGACCATGAAAATGTGGGTTGAAGCTTTTGCCAGTAACTCCTTCAAGAAGGCAGCCACATTTTAAAGGAGTCACCACAACTACAAGTTAGAAAATGTAAACTTAATCTTTAGAGTTGTCACTAAGTTCATTATAAAAGTAGAATAAAGCAGATGGAGGAATGTGTTGTGTTTATTACAGTTTCATTCTGTAACTCAATACTTCCAGCTAAATTTTAGTTGTCAAATGTGACAGTAAATCTAACCTCTTGGATTAGGTCTTGGTACATCTGTCAGGTGGAGTGCTTCAAACATTGACAtctatattttatttttcagttcacagaaaaaaatgtttaattggcAAACTATATATTAAATAATGATATTATTTAAATCACTTCAAATAAAGCTACttatatttttgattttaaaaattatgaagtaGGGAATATCATCCAGAATTCCACTCCACCTCCCGTAGGAACATTCATGTACAAGAGTAGAGGGCGGAtggtgtggttggtggtgggagtgAGGGCAGAAGGATGGTAGGATGGGTACTGTGGGATTTGTTAAATTATGTTCAGCAATGGCTTAACCAGCTAACATTTACTATCTCGTCTCACACATAAAGAGCTGAACTTGTGTTAGGTGCAGGAATACTTTCATACACCAGGAAGGATAAGCAACATCACAAATAAAAGTAGGAATTGCAGGATAAGTGTTCTTTTAATGTTATTAGGACAGTAATTCAGCTTTGGCCTCAACTACTAACCATGTGATGTTGTAGCTTGTGCACACTATACTCCGCTTCCAAAATTCGGAATTAGGACCAGATTACGAGGTACAGTCATGACAATATCAGATGCCAAGTGCATGGGACCAAGGGCAAATTGCCTCAGGATTCCTTGGCTGAGGGCGCGCCCTGCTGTCACTCCTTTAACAATGCTTATGTGAAGCCAGTCGCAGTTCAAGTTAGTCTATTGGGAACCTAAAGTACTCAGCTTTTCTCTCATGGCCCAGCTGAGATTAGGAATTTAGCATGAGGTTAATCACAGCTGTGTAGCAGCCAGCCTTGCAATGCTTAAGTATATCCAACAAAGATTTCAATATTGATGATTTTGAAAGATTCTGAAAATTTCTTAGGAATAGAAAAGGCAAGAAAATTTAAAGATTAGCAGCCAAGCTCCCATAAGTATAATAAATTTATAAGCTTTTTCAGCTGAACTATTTTTATATGTTAAATAAATCTGCTTAGATGAAAATATACTTTTGGTAGGTGTAGTTCAATACtgcttgaaaaattaatttttaatgtcaATGTTTGAAGTGCTGCAGCTTTAAATGGAATTCCTTATACTGcatataaatttaattttaccttttgactgcattatttctGTGATATTGAACATTTTCAGCATCCATAAGAaatcaaaaatgtaatttttcattGTAGTCTTTTTAGAGTGAATGGACAGACATGTGTGGTTGTTTCCATTCATACACACCTTAACTGCTTGTCTTTCAATATAACATTTAATGTTGATTAGAGAGAGGGAAATGTTACTTTGTCTTTTATGCCTACAACAAATATAGAATCACAGGACAGAATTGTACATTTGTAATATACTTCTGTAAATACTAGTTTGACACTAAGCAGTTCTATTTTGTATATTACTGATTGTGAGCTGGGTGTTTAAACTGGGAATATTCAGTTCTGAGAAATTTTCCGTTTCATTGAACTTGCTTTTGCACACTTTGCTCTctgtcttcatgtctttctcaaTTACTCCTGGATTATTTTCCCATACACAGGAGGATATCAAAAATGTCAACACCTGCTGCAAATTTCTTTCAAATGAGGCTTAAAAACTTGGCATGCTGCTGCTGCTACTATCATTACCTGCCAGGCAGTAAAAGGAAATACACTAATTCAGAGCATATTGCAAATGGCTATGTTTTCtcttaaaaatgaaacaatttctgTTACTAGGCTGTAAAATAATTCAATTTGTATTAGCTTCAGGACATTTTATATACGCTCATATATACTGACATGCCATGATTTACTCTAAGAATGAAAAACGATTTCAGATTCATATCTGTAAATTGCAATTTGTTTACGTCACAAGTTGATCTAGTAACACTACTTCAGCacaattaaatattgaaatattaatcATACAGTTGTAGTTGTAAATTTGCACTTAATATCTGTCATTTTGTTACCACATAGGGTGTAATAACACAATAGGACAGAAATCACTTATTGGAACCCTTGGTGTTCAATTCTTTTCAAACTTGATGTAGCAACTTTGACATTACAGTTAAATCCAAAGCATCTCTTTCTTAGACTAAGAGATCAGGTGCATTTTTTCTAAAGGTGGTCCATTTGTATAATTGTAAGGAATTATTAGCTTTAATGCTTTATCTCAGAACAGCACGTTGAATTGGCTGCATTTGTATGGAATAAGTTACCTTCAAAATCGAATTTCAAAGCTGAGGTTGCTTTTTATCATGTTATTTTTTATTGACATTGTGTAACATGCACATATGTTAACAAGGATAAAAGAAAGCAGAAATGCATAAAGATTACAGTCAATTACAGAAACTTTAATTTGCAACCATCTAGTTGATAAGTTTTGGCCAATTTTATTCAGGCAATTTACATTTTGAAGTTAGGCTTTTGTTTGCTGACTAAATCCTGGGATAAATAAGATTCTGTAACAGGGTCAGAATCAGAACTGTGGGGTTAGTATGGGCAGGGAACAACCCAGATCCACCTGAATTGTGAAGCCCAGAAAATTTCTATCCTCAGGCTTTACTTACATGCTCTGAAATTGATTCCTATTTTCTGTTATCTGCAAAATAATCAGCAAAATAACTAAGATGGGTGGAGTGCAGGTACACAAAGTCATTGATCATACAGAGGAGAGGCTGAGAAAAGGGAGGCTCAAGTGCACCTTCTGGCCAACAAAGATCACCTAAAACCAATAAAAATGAAGACTTCTGTAGCCTAAATCCTTATTGCTGCAAGAGTCAGTGCATTTTTCAGGTGGATCCAATGATGTCACTGGGACAATGCATTGCCATTTAAATCAGGCCTCATTTCTCTGGGGTTGGCAACCAATCCATTCCACAATTCAGGCCAGTGAAAATGGTAGGGACATAGGAATGTGTCCAAGCAGCAAAATAAATTTCCCATCTTTTTTAATTTCCTTACTAATTATTTGTTGCAGATGGAGAAGCAAATATTTACCTTTAAAACctctttgggacatcttgagatCACAAAAGGTggtgtataaatgcaagtcttttgttCCCTGAGTAATTGGACTTGACTGTTTGACTGCAGGGATATATTTCCCAGTACGAGATAGATTATTGTTGCATACTTCTATATGTAACAAAATTTAACAATAGGTAGACCCAAGTAATGTAATTTATAGTGGGGGctaatgaaaagaaataaatgttaTGCTGAAGTTTGTGTATTTTCAAGTACTTCCTTGTACTCTTAATGATCGGAATGATTAAATCATTGCAAACTGAGTGAGGGCAGAGAAAATTAAATGAGAAAATGTTAAACATAAATGGACCAGATAACAATTCAAATTATATTCCAGGGAAAAGATTGCCCTGGAGTAGTATTCTTCAATGACCAAATAAAATGAATGTCACAGAACCACAAGCAAATGATTTTTAACTAGCATATGgttcatttttgcttttattgtaaAAGACTAAAAGTGCCAGAAAAACTCTGTAATCAAAACATGAAAAGTTAAAATGTCTTGTGGAAGTTAAGTATATGGTACTCTAAGCACTACATCATGTAATGGAGAGCACTAGTCACGCTTTCTGTGAAAGCTTTTAAAGTCAAAAATTTGCCAGTTAGTTTATATATTCATCCATACAATGTTCCATTAAACACACAAAGACTTCTTTGTTGAATTGTAATATCACTGTAACTCCTGGTGTACCTCTTGCTACAGATTTGCTGTGAGCAAACCTTGTGTTAGGTTGCAACATATATGAAGCAATTTAAGAATTTAGTTAGTACAAAATGGCAAGGGTTTGAACTGAAGCATCAGTTGCCTGACCTCAGTTGAGTGTAATGTGGTAAACATGTCAAGAGTGTTATAAGTTAAGTGCAATGTTAGTATTTTGTATATGCCTTTGACTTGCATCACCAAGTATTTAAGTTATTGATTCATGTAACTTTTGATGACCTTTTATGCCAAGGCTGCCATCTTTCAGCTGTGAACCATTGGAGGAATGGCTGTCATAACTGATCTCCAAATGTTCTTCACAAATATTTGATACAAAGTAAAATTATTGATGCTAGTTTTTCTTTCAAAAGTTTGTTTCAGACATTGAATGTACacttttcttcatttcttttcaaaGGTTAAAATCCATTGTATGGCACAGTGACTACACCATGTTTAGTCAAATTTATGTATTTACCTTTAAAGTTGAAGCCAGATGTTGAGCCAAGAAGGAATATATTGTGCTTGACAGCCCCCTCCTAAGTACCTGCATACACAATCTTAATTTGGTTATTAAAAATCCACATAGAGCATTTAAATGTAAAGCCAAAATATTTTAATGCCACATCACAAGTATAAAGTTATACCTGATGTGGTGATAGAAATGCAGATACAAatggcaaaataaacaaaatctgtTTTTCCTAATCTGCTGTAAGAGGTATACTATTATAATGGGGAATTAGCCCAGCATTAAATGTTtcaaactgcactgtggaatttGTAAGCATCATAACTTCTGTATATTTCACTGTACACATTATTTGTTTATATGTAAGTAATGTATGTACTGAGACTGCATTCCAATAATAAATGCTTATGTAATATTCCccaaatggaatttttaaaattgttttatttttggtaaTTGACTTTCAAGGTTCTCTCAGATTATTTTAAAGATTTATGCTGTTCAGAATCTGCTGTTGAGATGTAGGCCAATGAATCTTAAAACAAACAGATTCATAACTTTTGAAAGGATACACAAAGGAAAGTTATTAGAACACATCGCATGTTCTTACTAACAAACACAAACAATAATTTCTGCATGACTCCAATagctttaaatttattttgatctCTGATTTGTCTACCTTTCAAGTATTATTACTGTATGAAATATCGACTAATAGTCAGCTTTATTAAAGTGGGACAGTAGAGGGTCTAAATTCATGTTGACTAGATGGACATTACAAAATAAGTTTTCTCTATATACGTCTATTCAAGTAGTCCTGTTTATGTTATTTATTCTCATATTATTTACTTAACATATTGATCAAAATTACAGTTATTATGCTGTTTAATGAGTCCCAGGTCATATTCACAACCTATAACAATAATTTTTAATGTGGTccatttaaactagattgcgagggggaaaggaaccggaggagtaggtcagaggaagaaggggtggggaaaagtcagatctgacaggtagagaggctttgaggaaggagaagcagagtacaggctacaaaagtagtaaggtggataggctaaagtgcatttacttgaatgcaagaagcatcaggaataagggagatgaactgagagcttggataagcacatgggactatgatattgtggctattacagagacatggctgacatcggggcaggaatggatattgaatattcttggttttcagtgttttaaaaaggatagggaggggggagaagaggaggagggctggcgatactggtcagggacactattaccgctgcagaaagggtggataatgtagaaggatcctcactagagtcaatatgggtggaatttaggaacaggaaaggggcagttaccctcctgggagtattctataggccacccggtagcagtagggatactgaggagcagattgggaggcagcttTTGGAGACATGTGAAAATAACAGCGTTATTATaataggagacttcaactatccaaatattgattggcacctacttagtgccaaaggtttagacggggcgcagtttgttatgtgtgtccaggacggattcctgacagaGTATGTTGACAgcccgactagagggaatgccatattagatccagttttaggtaatgaactgggtcaggtgacagatctattggtgggtgagcatttgggggacagtgaccattgctccataacctttagaattgtcatggacagggataggagcaaagaggacaggaagatatttaattgggggaaggcgaattatgaggctataaggcgagaacttgggagtgtaaattggggtgacatttttgaagggaaatgtactatggaggtgtggtcgatgttcagggatcttttgcaggatgctagggataaatttgtcccagtgaggcagagaaggaatggtagggtgaaggaaccttTGGTGATgagagaagtggaacaactagttaggaagaagaaggcagcatatataaggtgtaagcagcaaggatcggacagggctcgtgaggaatatagagtagcaaggaaggaacttaagaaagggctgaggagagcgagaaggggacatgaaaaggctttagcgagtagggttaaggaggatcccaaggcttttttcttgtacgtaaagagcagaaggatggctagggtaaaggtaggtccgattaaagacaaaggtgggaggatgggcctggaagctgtggaagtgagtgaggttctcaatgaatacttctcttcaatattcaccaaggacaggggtcttgatgatgctgagaacagtgtagatgagggtaatgttctagagtatgtagatattaagagagaggatgtgttggagttgttagaaaatattaggacagataagtccccggggcctgacggaatattccccaggctgcttcatgaggcaagggaggagattgctgaaccattggttaggatccttgttgtcaacggggatggtactggaggattggagggtggcgaatgttgtccccttattcaaaaatgtagtaggggtagtccagggaattacagaccggtgagccttacgtctgtggtgggtaagctgatggaaaggattctaagagataggatctatgagcatttatagaaacatggactgattagggacagccagcatggctttgcgaagggaagatcttgcctcacaagcctgatagagttctttgaggaggtgaccaggaagattgatgagggtagtgcagtggatgtggtctacatggattttagtaaggcgtttgacaaggttccacatggtaggcttcttcagaaggtcagagggcatgggatccagggaagcttggccgtgtggattcaaaattggcttgcctgtagaaagcaaagggttgtggtggagggagtgcattcggactgGAGgattgtgactagtggtgtcccacagggatcagttctgggacctctactttttatgatatttattaatgacttagatgagggagtggaaggctggtttagcaagtttgcagatgacacaaagatcggtggtgttgtggatagtgtggagggccgtagaggcttgcagagggatattgataggatgcagagctgg is a genomic window containing:
- the LOC127575420 gene encoding heparan sulfate glucosamine 3-O-sulfotransferase 5, with product MLFKQQALLRQKLFLLGSLAVGSLLYIVARVGSLDRLQPTCPIEGQFGDQDQIMLRALQYKRGSSYDLRKGNTTKEQIRLHNMVQQLPQAIIIGVRKGGTRALLEMLNLHPAVVKASQEIHFFDNDGNYAKGIEWYRKKMPFSYPYQITIEKSPAYFITEEVPERIYKMNSSIKLLIIVREPTTRAISDYTQVLEGKERKNKTYYKFEKLAIDPSTCEVNTKYKAVRTSIYTKHLERWLKYFPIEQFHIVDGDRLITEPLPELQMVEKFLNLTPRISQYNLYFNATRGFYCLRFNIVFNKCLAGSKGRIHPEVDSLVVNKLHKFFHPFNQKFYQITGRTFSWP